In Cryptomeria japonica chromosome 10, Sugi_1.0, whole genome shotgun sequence, a genomic segment contains:
- the LOC131859545 gene encoding NADPH-dependent aldo-keto reductase, chloroplastic-like — protein sequence MGYVAELNTGNKMPVIGLGTGAPAYQYEEIKAAVGVALQVGYRHFDTASYYGSEGALGASLTEAFQRGDVKREEVFVTTKLWDDEHDDPPAAITKSLKHLQLEYVDLYLIHWPLRLRKGYTLPPKEEDFLPLAIKSTWQGMEKCFELGLTKAIGLSNFSCKKIEDLLNYCKIPPAANQVELHPMWQQKKLRDYCRKMKIQVCAWSPLGAPKTPWGSNVVMDNPVIKEIAQKHGKSTAQVVLRWGIDKGVCALPKSFNKGRITENFQVFDWCLTAEDHEKMSKLEQRKILRGEDLVNSTTSPYRTIEELWDGEI from the exons ATGGGATATGTTGCAGAATTGAATACGGGAAACAAGATGCCTGTAATTGGGCTTGGAACTGGAGCTCCAGCTTACCAGTATGAGGAGATCAAGGCAGCTGTCGGTGTGGCTCTTCAG GTTGGATACAGACATTTTGACACAGCCAGCTATTATGGGTCAGAAGGTGCCTTAGGAGCATCTCTCACAGAAGCTTTCCAAAGAGGTGATGTCAAGCGGGAGGAAGTGTTTGTCACCACTAAACTGTGGGATGATGAACATGACGATCCTCCTGCTGCTATCACCAAAAGTCTCAA GCATTTGCAGCTGGAATACGTAGACTTGTATCTAATCCATTGGCCTTTAAGGTTAAGGAAAGGATATACCCTTCCACCAAAGGAGGAAGATTTTTTACCTCTGGCTATCAAATCTACATGGCAAGGCATGGAAAAATGTTTTGAATTGGGTCTCACCAAAGCCATTGGTTTGAGCAATTTTTCCTGTAAAAAAATTGAGGACTTGTTGAACTATTGCAAAATTCCTCCTGCTGCCAATCAA gtagagttacaccCAATGTGGCAGCAGAAAAAGCTAAGAGACTACTGCAGGAAGATGAAAATTCAAGTATGTGCATGGTCTCCTCTCGGAGCTCCAAAAACTCCATGGGGATCCAACGTGGTGATGGACAACCCAGTGATTAAGGAAATCGCTCAAAAGCATGGAAAGTCTACAGCACAG gttgtgtTGAGGTGGGGAATAGATAAAGGAGTGTGTGCGCTCCCCAAGAGCTTTAATAAAGGGAGGATAACAGAAAATTTTCAGGTTTTCGACTGGTGTTTAACTGCAGAAGACCATGAGAAAATGAGCAAGCTTGAGCAGAGGAAGATACTGAGGGGAGAAGATCTTGTAAACTCAACAACTAGCCCTTACAGAACCATTGAAGAACTATGGGATGGAGAGATCTAA